Proteins encoded in a region of the Streptomyces akebiae genome:
- a CDS encoding FMN-dependent NADH-azoreductase, with the protein MPALLHLDSSPRRGSVSRQISGEFAETWRKANPGGSYVYRDLAADPVPHVDHAQIEVMHRLETEGIRDLAVARGATRTPEEEASWAVTWPLIEELLAADTILLGLPMYNFSVPSTFKAWFDRVLIAPLIADPATGQGPLSGKRVVVASARGGAYGPGTPRQDFDHQEPYLKAALSMVGLASDLTFLHAELTKAAHVPRLEQFKEMAATSYQAAIDGARTHGEA; encoded by the coding sequence ATGCCCGCACTGCTTCATCTCGACTCAAGCCCCCGCCGGGGCTCGGTCTCCCGCCAGATCTCGGGCGAGTTCGCGGAGACGTGGCGCAAGGCCAACCCCGGCGGCAGCTACGTCTACCGTGACCTGGCCGCCGACCCCGTACCGCATGTCGACCACGCGCAGATCGAGGTCATGCACCGCTTGGAGACGGAGGGTATACGCGACCTCGCGGTGGCACGCGGGGCGACGCGGACGCCCGAGGAGGAGGCGAGCTGGGCGGTGACCTGGCCGCTGATCGAGGAGCTCCTCGCGGCCGACACCATCCTGCTCGGCCTGCCGATGTACAACTTCTCGGTGCCGTCCACGTTCAAGGCGTGGTTCGACCGCGTCCTGATCGCGCCGCTGATCGCCGACCCGGCCACCGGCCAGGGCCCGCTCTCCGGCAAGAGGGTCGTGGTGGCCTCCGCGCGGGGCGGCGCCTACGGGCCGGGCACGCCTCGCCAGGACTTCGACCACCAGGAGCCGTACCTGAAGGCGGCGCTCAGCATGGTGGGCCTCGCCTCCGACCTGACGTTCCTCCACGCGGAGCTGACCAAGGCGGCGCACGTGCCCCGGCTCGAGCAGTTCAAGGAGATGGCGGCCACGTCGTACCAGGCGGCGATCGACGGCGCCCGCACACACGGCGAGGCCTGA
- a CDS encoding LysR family transcriptional regulator gives MTVLDVRKLVLLREVGARGSIAAAAQALNYTRSAVSQQLSALESETGAALLDRGSKRAELTAAGRLLVAHTERVLAQLEAAEAQLLARDGKVTGELRVGVPLHEGPALLVPALSRLRARHPELRITLHGVDPDEGRQTVRLGKLDAVLASGYPQVPEPRVPGLYEEEVISDRIRLAIAPGHPLARSEEPRALAEFAEQPWLLDRTSKLGQLVLHLCADAGFVPDIVSDIGDMQAVFGLVSLDWGVALVPDLVPDRPGHPVARIALKGIRPIRRITLVVREGALDSPPVATLLPAVREAADELRRSAGQICQPTTDELRPPEVGELRRGEAGGTPGPAADERCRPTSEETFGPMV, from the coding sequence ATGACGGTGCTGGATGTACGGAAACTGGTGCTGCTGCGCGAGGTGGGGGCCCGGGGCTCGATCGCCGCGGCCGCGCAGGCACTCAACTACACGCGCTCCGCGGTCTCCCAGCAGCTGTCCGCCCTGGAGTCGGAGACCGGCGCCGCGCTGCTGGACCGCGGCAGCAAACGGGCCGAGCTGACCGCCGCCGGACGGCTGCTGGTGGCTCACACCGAGCGGGTCCTCGCGCAACTTGAGGCCGCGGAGGCGCAGTTGCTCGCCCGGGACGGCAAGGTCACCGGCGAGCTGCGGGTGGGCGTGCCGCTCCACGAGGGGCCGGCCCTGCTGGTGCCGGCGTTGAGCCGGTTGCGCGCACGTCATCCGGAACTGCGCATCACCCTGCACGGCGTCGATCCCGACGAGGGCCGGCAGACGGTCCGGCTCGGGAAGCTCGACGCCGTCCTGGCCTCCGGCTACCCGCAGGTGCCCGAGCCACGGGTGCCGGGGCTGTACGAGGAGGAGGTGATCAGCGACCGCATCCGCCTGGCCATCGCGCCCGGTCACCCGCTCGCCCGGAGCGAGGAGCCGCGTGCCCTCGCCGAGTTCGCGGAGCAGCCGTGGCTGCTGGACCGGACGTCCAAACTCGGACAGCTGGTCCTGCACCTGTGCGCCGACGCCGGTTTCGTCCCCGACATCGTCTCCGACATCGGGGACATGCAGGCCGTGTTCGGGCTGGTCTCGCTGGACTGGGGCGTCGCGCTCGTCCCCGACCTGGTGCCCGACCGGCCGGGGCATCCGGTCGCCCGCATCGCTCTGAAGGGGATCCGGCCCATCCGCCGGATCACCCTCGTGGTGCGCGAGGGTGCCCTGGACAGCCCGCCGGTGGCGACCCTGTTGCCGGCCGTACGGGAAGCGGCCGACGAACTGCGTCGATCCGCGGGCCAGATCTGCCAGCCCACGACAGACGAGCTCCGCCCCCCGGAGGTCGGCGAGCTCCGCCGAGGCGAGGCCGGCGGCACCCCTGGGCCCGCAGCCGACGAGCGGTGTCGGCCGACGTCCGAGGAAACCTTTGGGCCCATGGTGTGA
- the pheA gene encoding prephenate dehydratase: MTYAYLGPEGTFTQTALRRLLPTVPPDREPAHRPFPSVAAALEAALRGECDAAVVPLENSVRGVVPATMDQLASAKMHINAEVEVPVSFALMAAEGDVEEVTVVHSHPHALGQCEDWLRTRLPGARTRTAASTAAAAREVAEAGLPGHAAIAAAPAAGLYGLRILATGLGREAGAVTRFVSVAPRWSHPARTARERTSLLVSLGAAGPDLVPDVLNEFRTLGIALSWIQSWPTGRALGSYHLFLDVDGHIDTRPLRLAMAAVEARGLEVRFLGSYPRWSAAAG; encoded by the coding sequence ATGACGTACGCCTATCTGGGTCCGGAGGGAACCTTCACGCAGACCGCGCTGCGCCGGCTGCTGCCGACGGTCCCTCCGGACCGGGAACCGGCGCACCGCCCGTTCCCGAGCGTGGCCGCCGCGCTGGAGGCGGCCTTACGGGGTGAGTGCGACGCGGCGGTGGTGCCACTGGAGAACTCGGTGCGCGGCGTCGTACCCGCCACCATGGATCAGCTGGCCTCGGCGAAGATGCACATCAACGCCGAGGTCGAGGTGCCTGTGTCCTTCGCGCTGATGGCTGCCGAGGGCGACGTGGAGGAGGTGACCGTGGTGCACAGCCACCCGCACGCGCTGGGCCAGTGCGAGGACTGGCTGCGCACCCGGCTCCCCGGGGCCCGCACCCGGACCGCCGCCTCCACCGCCGCGGCCGCCCGGGAGGTAGCCGAGGCGGGCCTCCCCGGCCACGCGGCCATCGCGGCCGCGCCGGCCGCCGGCCTGTACGGGCTGCGGATCCTCGCCACCGGCCTCGGCCGGGAGGCGGGGGCCGTGACCCGGTTCGTGTCGGTGGCCCCCCGCTGGTCCCACCCGGCCCGGACCGCACGCGAGCGGACGTCCCTATTGGTCTCATTGGGCGCCGCGGGCCCGGACCTCGTCCCCGACGTACTCAACGAGTTCCGCACCCTCGGCATCGCCCTGTCCTGGATCCAGTCCTGGCCGACGGGCCGGGCGCTCGGCAGCTACCACCTGTTCCTCGACGTCGACGGTCACATCGACACCCGCCCGCTGCGCTTGGCCATGGCGGCCGTCGAGGCCCGTGGCCTGGAGGTCCGCTTCCTGGGCAGCTATCCACGCTGGTCCGCCGCAGCCGGCTGA
- a CDS encoding FAD-binding oxidoreductase has translation MTEQSLTDVALPASLTGRTVLPSDARYERVRHGYVHRGAPAAVIFPENVEETAVALAYARSRGTVVSVRSGGHGISGRSTNDGGVVIDVSRLDHVDVLDRTRRRVRIGAGARWGRVAQLLAPHGLAISSGDTGDVGVGGLVTAGGMGWFARRDGLTIDHVTAVEIVLADGTFVRADAEHHPDLFWAVRGAGGNFGVVTAVELEASETGDVVFANLVFDARETAPLVEEWGAVLEAAPRELTSFLTLMPAAPGRPAMAHVAAVYAGDRPGAAQRVLTPLLGLGPLLRQEAVLAPYPALVPVGGAPHRGQGLGATRSGLLDRVSTQTARSVADALASGQVLMGQFRSVGGAVNDVSLSATAYAHRTQNFQLLSATVPERERSLDAHWARVAPEVNGVYLSFDTRRSPEALAEAFPEPALTRLRALKARYDPENVFDRNFPLR, from the coding sequence ATGACGGAACAGAGCCTCACCGACGTCGCGTTACCCGCGTCCCTCACCGGCCGGACGGTCCTGCCGTCCGACGCCCGCTACGAGCGGGTCCGCCACGGATACGTGCACCGGGGCGCCCCGGCCGCGGTGATCTTCCCCGAGAACGTGGAGGAGACGGCCGTGGCACTGGCGTACGCCCGCAGCAGGGGCACAGTGGTGTCCGTGCGCAGCGGCGGGCACGGCATCAGCGGACGGTCGACCAACGACGGCGGTGTCGTCATCGACGTCTCCCGCCTCGACCACGTCGATGTGCTGGACCGGACGCGACGCCGGGTCCGGATCGGCGCGGGCGCCCGCTGGGGGAGAGTCGCGCAGCTCCTCGCCCCGCACGGGCTCGCCATCAGCTCCGGAGACACCGGCGACGTGGGCGTGGGCGGGCTGGTCACCGCGGGCGGCATGGGCTGGTTCGCGCGGCGGGACGGGCTGACCATCGACCATGTGACGGCCGTCGAGATCGTACTGGCCGACGGCACGTTCGTCCGCGCCGACGCGGAACACCACCCCGACCTGTTCTGGGCGGTCCGGGGTGCGGGCGGCAACTTCGGCGTGGTCACGGCGGTGGAGTTGGAGGCGTCCGAGACCGGCGACGTCGTCTTCGCCAACCTGGTCTTCGACGCGCGGGAAACCGCGCCGCTCGTCGAGGAGTGGGGAGCCGTCCTCGAGGCCGCGCCCCGCGAGCTCACGAGCTTCCTCACCCTCATGCCCGCCGCACCAGGCCGGCCGGCCATGGCCCACGTCGCCGCGGTCTACGCCGGAGACCGCCCGGGCGCCGCCCAGCGGGTGTTGACTCCCCTGCTGGGCCTGGGCCCGTTGCTGCGTCAGGAGGCGGTGCTCGCCCCGTACCCGGCGCTGGTGCCGGTCGGCGGCGCCCCGCACCGAGGGCAGGGCCTGGGCGCCACCCGCTCCGGACTGCTCGACCGCGTCTCCACACAGACGGCCCGCTCCGTCGCGGACGCTCTGGCGTCGGGGCAGGTACTGATGGGGCAGTTCCGTTCGGTGGGCGGCGCGGTCAACGACGTCAGTCTCTCGGCCACCGCCTACGCCCACCGCACCCAGAACTTCCAACTGCTCTCCGCGACCGTGCCCGAACGGGAGCGCTCCCTCGACGCCCACTGGGCACGGGTCGCCCCGGAAGTGAACGGCGTGTATCTCAGTTTCGACACCCGCCGTTCCCCAGAGGCCCTCGCCGAGGCGTTCCCCGAGCCGGCCCTGACCCGGCTGCGCGCGCTCAAGGCCCGGTACGACCCGGAGAACGTGTTCGACCGCAACTTCCCGCTGCGGTGA